Proteins encoded in a region of the Campylobacter sp. RM16189 genome:
- a CDS encoding replicative DNA helicase, producing MHNLYDLDMERSILSSIIYSGDNLAEIFDTISAGDFYLKGHADVYWAMVECMNADLPIETTFLKTKLGNKFDEEIFANIIGTNSILDIKKYATELREKSIKRSLVQIAHQIPNKVSEDRPSRDMVDELSQSFYSLVEGSGSGVIKDSEEIISDVLAHLEKQKTLEDKDIVGIDTGFKQLNEMTKGFKNGDLIIIAARPGMGKTTICLNLMSNVLQGGNGVVFFSLEMPAEQIMLRMLSAKTSIPLQNIMTAKMDDEEWSRLSDACEDMSHKKFFVYDSGYVNIHQIRTQMRKLKTSHPEISLCVIDYIGLMMATSNYSDRHLQIAEISRGLKLLARELDMPIIALSQLNRSLEARANKRPMLSDLRESGAIEQDADMILFVYRDEVYLEQEEKEREKRAKAEGKEYVPKFIPNKIEEDAEIIIGKNRNGPVGTVDVIFQKEFTRFVDKSFGAIHMAEFTG from the coding sequence ACTATTTCTGCCGGGGATTTTTATCTAAAAGGACATGCGGACGTATATTGGGCTATGGTCGAGTGTATGAATGCGGATTTGCCGATAGAGACGACATTTTTAAAGACAAAGCTAGGAAATAAATTTGATGAGGAAATTTTTGCAAATATTATCGGCACAAACTCTATTCTAGATATTAAAAAATATGCAACAGAACTTAGGGAAAAATCGATAAAGCGATCTCTGGTGCAGATAGCTCACCAGATCCCAAATAAGGTAAGCGAGGATAGACCTAGTCGCGATATGGTAGATGAGCTAAGTCAGAGCTTTTATTCGCTTGTTGAGGGTTCTGGATCCGGCGTGATAAAAGATAGCGAGGAGATTATATCTGATGTTTTGGCTCATCTTGAGAAGCAAAAGACTCTTGAAGATAAGGATATAGTTGGTATTGATACAGGCTTTAAGCAGCTAAACGAGATGACAAAGGGTTTTAAAAATGGCGATCTTATAATAATCGCCGCTCGTCCGGGTATGGGAAAGACTACAATATGCTTAAATTTAATGAGTAATGTTTTGCAGGGTGGCAACGGGGTAGTGTTTTTCTCTCTTGAGATGCCTGCCGAGCAGATTATGCTAAGAATGTTAAGCGCTAAGACTTCCATACCTCTTCAAAATATCATGACCGCCAAGATGGATGACGAGGAGTGGAGTAGGCTAAGCGATGCCTGCGAAGATATGTCTCATAAGAAGTTTTTCGTTTATGATAGCGGATATGTCAATATCCATCAGATCAGAACCCAGATGCGCAAGCTAAAGACGAGTCATCCTGAAATTTCGCTTTGTGTGATCGATTATATAGGGCTTATGATGGCCACTTCAAATTACTCAGATAGGCATTTACAAATCGCTGAAATTTCACGTGGTTTAAAGCTTCTTGCACGTGAGCTTGATATGCCTATTATAGCGCTATCTCAGCTTAATCGTAGCCTTGAAGCGCGTGCAAATAAGCGTCCTATGCTAAGCGATCTAAGGGAGTCTGGAGCCATAGAGCAAGATGCCGATATGATACTTTTTGTGTATCGTGACGAGGTCTATTTGGAGCAGGAGGAGAAGGAGCGCGAGAAGCGAGCCAAGGCCGAAGGTAAAGAGTATGTGCCTAAATTTATACCAAACAAGATCGAAGAGGATGCAGAGATAATAATCGGTAAGAATAGAAACGGACCCGTAGGCACGGTTGATGTAATATTTCAGAAGGAATTTACCCGCTTTGTGGATAAGAGTTTTGGTGCAATTCATATGGCGGAATTTACCGGCTGA
- a CDS encoding ComEC/Rec2 family competence protein encodes MYSNKVFESKREIGLFCLFCLFVLAFNLAIKFYEFKGFKADRYEILQAKVLQSYLKTNDRSKTYRVLRLKTRNFTLYTTAKVDFEPEINSYILLSPIKNKLDFTKYLSRSFYLPNFGVLEIRYNENGGYLDKFRDKIYDFISNQHEISKAKELYTALFLATTISKELRSDVNHFAIAHLIAISGYHLGIIFGFLYFVFRPIYRYFQARFFPFRSEKFDLSVVIFIFLFGYLILIGFVPSFLRAFLMSLLIFYMLSRNLRIISFEALFILIALAVSFMPSLLFSVGFYLSCAGVFYIYLYLHHFGDKFSNFTHLIVLNLWVYLAMMIPVLYFFPLISFQQFAVLPLSLIFLIFYPLSLVLHLLNLGGIFDENLIWFLELRMDSANLDISLYLFLIYNILSLISIKNRNLALLLVFSNLFCFISLL; translated from the coding sequence ATGTATAGTAATAAAGTTTTTGAAAGCAAGCGTGAAATAGGGCTGTTTTGCCTTTTTTGTCTTTTTGTTTTAGCCTTTAATTTAGCTATCAAATTTTATGAATTTAAAGGCTTTAAGGCAGACAGGTATGAAATTTTGCAAGCCAAGGTGCTTCAAAGCTATCTAAAGACAAATGATAGAAGTAAAACCTACCGAGTTTTAAGGCTAAAAACAAGAAATTTTACGCTGTATACGACCGCCAAAGTGGATTTTGAGCCCGAGATAAATTCTTATATCTTGCTTAGTCCTATCAAAAATAAACTTGATTTCACTAAATATTTAAGCCGTAGTTTTTATCTGCCAAATTTTGGAGTTTTAGAGATAAGATATAATGAAAATGGCGGGTATTTGGATAAATTTAGAGATAAAATTTATGATTTTATATCCAATCAACACGAAATATCAAAGGCAAAAGAGCTATATACCGCGCTTTTTTTGGCCACTACTATATCCAAGGAGCTAAGAAGCGATGTAAATCACTTCGCGATAGCTCACCTAATAGCCATAAGTGGCTATCATTTGGGGATTATTTTTGGATTTTTATATTTTGTATTTCGTCCGATTTACCGCTATTTTCAAGCCAGATTTTTTCCTTTTAGAAGCGAGAAATTTGATCTAAGTGTAGTTATTTTTATATTTTTATTTGGCTATCTTATATTGATTGGCTTCGTGCCATCTTTTTTGCGCGCATTTTTAATGAGCTTGCTTATTTTTTATATGCTTAGTAGAAATTTGCGGATTATAAGCTTTGAAGCCCTTTTTATCTTGATAGCCCTTGCGGTTAGTTTTATGCCATCGTTACTTTTTAGCGTGGGCTTTTATCTCTCTTGTGCAGGCGTATTTTATATCTATCTTTATTTGCATCATTTTGGGGATAAATTTTCAAACTTCACTCATCTTATTGTGTTAAATTTATGGGTGTATTTAGCTATGATGATCCCTGTTTTATACTTTTTCCCTCTGATTAGCTTTCAGCAATTTGCCGTGCTGCCTCTGAGTTTAATTTTTTTGATATTTTACCCTCTTAGTTTAGTGCTTCATCTTTTAAATTTAGGTGGGATTTTTGATGAAAATTTAATTTGGTTCTTAGAGCTAAGAATGGATAGTGCGAATTTAGATATAAGTTTATATCTCTTTTTAATCTATAATATTTTAAGCCTAATTAGTATAAAAAATAGAAATTTAGCCCTCTTGCTCGTTTTTTCCAATCTCTTTTGCTTTATCTCTTTGCTCTAA
- a CDS encoding YihY family inner membrane protein, translating into MGKLKFTKDDLKAYIKIAFSIKDKQLLHYASSLSFHTMLSIIPVLLISFSIFTQMPSFSVYYGKIKEFIFSSLLPSNQEMITEHIETFLQNSSALGVLGLGAIIFTSIMFFMDYEYVINKIMKSEGRNFWSSLSVYWTLITLAPIGLGLSFYLSNMLQNLLNSNSYTNWINFLSIFPYLIIWAIFCITYLISVSRPIAIRNALSSSFVASLIWYFGKNIFVFYAVNNKTYLSIYGSFSVVLLFFLWVYVSWIIFLYGVKLCSFLEQRDKAKEIGKNEQEG; encoded by the coding sequence ATAGGAAAATTGAAATTTACGAAAGACGACTTAAAAGCATATATTAAAATCGCATTTAGCATCAAAGACAAGCAGCTGCTTCACTACGCTTCAAGCCTTAGCTTTCATACTATGCTTTCGATTATCCCTGTGCTTTTAATCTCGTTTTCGATATTTACTCAAATGCCCAGCTTTAGCGTATATTACGGCAAGATAAAAGAATTTATATTTTCATCTTTACTACCTTCAAATCAAGAAATGATAACAGAACATATAGAGACCTTTTTACAAAACAGCTCGGCCTTAGGAGTGCTTGGTCTTGGCGCTATTATCTTTACTTCGATAATGTTTTTTATGGATTACGAATATGTGATAAATAAAATCATGAAGAGCGAAGGAAGAAATTTTTGGAGCTCTCTAAGTGTATATTGGACGCTTATTACACTAGCTCCCATAGGGCTTGGGCTTAGTTTTTATCTATCAAATATGCTTCAAAACCTACTAAACTCAAACTCATACACGAATTGGATAAATTTTTTAAGCATATTTCCATATCTAATAATTTGGGCGATTTTTTGCATCACATATCTCATCTCAGTAAGCCGTCCAATAGCTATAAGAAACGCTCTTTCTAGTTCATTTGTAGCCTCACTTATCTGGTATTTTGGCAAAAATATATTTGTATTTTACGCAGTTAATAACAAAACCTATCTTAGCATCTACGGCTCTTTTTCTGTCGTTCTTTTGTTCTTTTTGTGGGTTTATGTCTCTTGGATAATATTTTTATACGGAGTCAAGCTTTGTAGCTTTTTAGAGCAAAGAGATAAAGCAAAAGAGATTGGAAAAAACGAGCAAGAGGGCTAA